The following proteins are co-located in the Nomia melanderi isolate GNS246 chromosome 1, iyNomMela1, whole genome shotgun sequence genome:
- the LOC116426899 gene encoding uncharacterized protein LOC116426899 isoform X3 — translation MTADSLFETTSIPGHLAPTPQRLERLLSKQTLEELYEVEEQPFARGKYATVRRCRERSSGRQWAAKFLRKRRRAQELKAEALHEVAVLDAAANCSRLVSLHQVFETNNEMVLVLELAPGGELQMILDRDEVPDERQVARLLRQILDGIAFLHSLNVAHLDIKPQNLVLTGDFPECDVKLCDFGISRYISHGADIREILGTPDYVAPEVLNYEPISLATDMWSVGVLLYVLLTGCSPFGGDTKQETFCNISRCRLDFPDDLFEDVSEDARDLMRKLMIKDPNERLTVTECLQHSWFSMFDDPQPPLSCPGLDQAAMETKNTSATASPQEAKSQVKSAAAATELSAISSTPKKDTEKHNQRSATDNACQVAETKPSVAASSSTTATRAVSSHTENLYSKSKLSAKPIRFGLSPDRRDTFKRNMDSLAQKFSGAEIVIIEPASSMRTSVASSNSSAVTTVTQRRATATHTMPAGEVFKCTPVFILGEEQQCSDSGSDTVSEISTDSSSDRSSIYSDDSLDCILFGKSQGRASYPFTATEVSSDRWEQRHHHQHHPRAWPRECNGVVSKALSRFTSETPNAKIAKLSSPPAVHGKTGLEALRERGGNFVVIREPVRAGRYTRYSEVQCESVQARIRRFQVHGAS, via the exons GGGCAAGTACGCGACGGTGAGGAGATGTCGGGAGAGGTCCAGCGGAAGGCAGTGGGCCGCCAAGTTCTTGAGGAAGCGGAGACGAGCGCAGGAATTGAAGGCGGAAGCGCTACACGAGGTCGCGGTGCTGGATGCTGCGGCGAATTGTTCTCGGCTGGTGTCGCTTCATCAGGTCTTCGAGACCAACAACGAAATGGTCTTGGTTCTCGAATT GGCCCCCGGCGGTGAGTTACAAATGATCTTGGACAGAGACGAGGTCCCGGACGAGCGACAGGTCGCCAGATTGCTGAGACAGATTTTGGACGGAATAGCCTTCCTGCATTCCCTGAACGTGGCCCATCTAGACATCAAG CCGCAAAACTTGGTCCTTACGGGCGATTTCCCCGAGTGCGACGTGAAGCTGTGCGATTTCGGGATCTCGCGATACATCAGCCACGGCGCGGACATACGAGAGATACTTGGAACACCCGACTACGTTG CCCCGGAGGTCCTAAACTACGAGCCGATCAGCCTGGCGACCGACATGTGGTCCGTCGGAGTGCTGCTGTACGTCCTGTTAACGGGATGCTCGCCGTTCGGCGGCGACACGAAGCAGGAAACGTTCTGCAACATCAGTAGATGTCGGCTGGACTTTCCCGACGACCTGTTCGAAGACGTGTCGGAGGACGCGCGGGATCTGATGCGCAAGCTGATGATCAAGGATCCAAA TGAGCGCCTGACCGTCACCGAGTGCCTGCAACACTCGTGGTTCAGCATGTTCGACGATCCTCAGCCGCCTCTCTCTTGCCCGGGGCTGGATCAAGCAGCGATGGAGACGAAAAACACGAGCGCGACCGCGTCCCCTCAAGAAGCCAAGTCGCAGGTGAAGTCCGCCGCCGCTGCGACGGAGCTGTCGGCGATCTCGTCCACGCCGAAGAAGGACACGGAGAAACACAACCAAAGGTCGGCGACCGATAACGCGTGTCAGGTCGCGGAAACGAAGCCGTCGGTGgccgcgtcgtcgtcgacgacggCGACGCGAGCGGTCTCCTCGCACACGGAGAACTTGTACTCGAAGTCAAAGTTATCCGCGAAGCCGATCCGGTTCGGTCTGAGCCCCGACCGCAGGGACACCTTCAAGAGGAACATGGACTCGCTGGCGCAGAAGTTTTCCGGCGCGGAGATCGTGATAATCGAGCCCGCTTCCTCCATGCGCACGAGCGTCGCGAGCAGCAACTCCAGCGCCGTGACCACCGTGACGCAGAGAAGGGCGACGGCGACGCACACGATGCCCGCCGGGGAGGTGTTCAAATGCACGCCCGTCTTCATTCTGGGCGAGGAGCAGCAGTGCAGCGACAGCGGCAGCGACACCGTCTCCGAGATCTCGACGGACAGCTCGAGCGACCGGAGCAGCATCTACTCGGACGACTCGCTGGATTGTATATTATTCGGGAAGAGCCAGGGCAGGGCTAGTTACCCGTTCACGGCGACCGAGGTGTCGTCGGACAGATGGGAGCAGAGGCATCATCATCAGCATCATCCGAGGGCGTGGCCGAGGGAGTGCAACGGAGTCGTGAGCAAAGCTCTCAGCCGGTTCACGTCGGAAACTCCGAACGCGAAGATCGCGAAGCTCTCGAGTCCGCCCGCGGTTCACGGGAAGACCGGGCTGGAAGCGCTCCGCGAAAGGGGCGGCAATTTCGTGGTGATCCGCGAGCCCGTCAGGGCCGGTAGGTACACCAGGTACAGCGAAGTGCAGTGCGAGTCGGTGCAGGCACGGATTCGACGGTTCCAGGTTCACGGAGCTTCGTAG
- the LOC116426899 gene encoding uncharacterized protein LOC116426899 isoform X4, with product MTLASDVAIGTRGLLDARRGGENREDTGQPRSEARRRKKTERGKYATVRRCRERSSGRQWAAKFLRKRRRAQELKAEALHEVAVLDAAANCSRLVSLHQVFETNNEMVLVLELAPGGELQMILDRDEVPDERQVARLLRQILDGIAFLHSLNVAHLDIKPQNLVLTGDFPECDVKLCDFGISRYISHGADIREILGTPDYVAPEVLNYEPISLATDMWSVGVLLYVLLTGCSPFGGDTKQETFCNISRCRLDFPDDLFEDVSEDARDLMRKLMIKDPNERLTVTECLQHSWFSMFDDPQPPLSCPGLDQAAMETKNTSATASPQEAKSQVKSAAAATELSAISSTPKKDTEKHNQRSATDNACQVAETKPSVAASSSTTATRAVSSHTENLYSKSKLSAKPIRFGLSPDRRDTFKRNMDSLAQKFSGAEIVIIEPASSMRTSVASSNSSAVTTVTQRRATATHTMPAGEVFKCTPVFILGEEQQCSDSGSDTVSEISTDSSSDRSSIYSDDSLDCILFGKSQGRASYPFTATEVSSDRWEQRHHHQHHPRAWPRECNGVVSKALSRFTSETPNAKIAKLSSPPAVHGKTGLEALRERGGNFVVIREPVRAGRYTRYSEVQCESVQARIRRFQVHGAS from the exons ATGACCCTTGCGTCGGACGTCGCTATCGGAACGAGAGGGTTGCTGGATGCTCGGCGAGGAGGAGAGAACCGAGAGGACACGGGACAACCGCGAAGCGAGGCGAGGCGGCGGAAGAAGACGGAACG GGGCAAGTACGCGACGGTGAGGAGATGTCGGGAGAGGTCCAGCGGAAGGCAGTGGGCCGCCAAGTTCTTGAGGAAGCGGAGACGAGCGCAGGAATTGAAGGCGGAAGCGCTACACGAGGTCGCGGTGCTGGATGCTGCGGCGAATTGTTCTCGGCTGGTGTCGCTTCATCAGGTCTTCGAGACCAACAACGAAATGGTCTTGGTTCTCGAATT GGCCCCCGGCGGTGAGTTACAAATGATCTTGGACAGAGACGAGGTCCCGGACGAGCGACAGGTCGCCAGATTGCTGAGACAGATTTTGGACGGAATAGCCTTCCTGCATTCCCTGAACGTGGCCCATCTAGACATCAAG CCGCAAAACTTGGTCCTTACGGGCGATTTCCCCGAGTGCGACGTGAAGCTGTGCGATTTCGGGATCTCGCGATACATCAGCCACGGCGCGGACATACGAGAGATACTTGGAACACCCGACTACGTTG CCCCGGAGGTCCTAAACTACGAGCCGATCAGCCTGGCGACCGACATGTGGTCCGTCGGAGTGCTGCTGTACGTCCTGTTAACGGGATGCTCGCCGTTCGGCGGCGACACGAAGCAGGAAACGTTCTGCAACATCAGTAGATGTCGGCTGGACTTTCCCGACGACCTGTTCGAAGACGTGTCGGAGGACGCGCGGGATCTGATGCGCAAGCTGATGATCAAGGATCCAAA TGAGCGCCTGACCGTCACCGAGTGCCTGCAACACTCGTGGTTCAGCATGTTCGACGATCCTCAGCCGCCTCTCTCTTGCCCGGGGCTGGATCAAGCAGCGATGGAGACGAAAAACACGAGCGCGACCGCGTCCCCTCAAGAAGCCAAGTCGCAGGTGAAGTCCGCCGCCGCTGCGACGGAGCTGTCGGCGATCTCGTCCACGCCGAAGAAGGACACGGAGAAACACAACCAAAGGTCGGCGACCGATAACGCGTGTCAGGTCGCGGAAACGAAGCCGTCGGTGgccgcgtcgtcgtcgacgacggCGACGCGAGCGGTCTCCTCGCACACGGAGAACTTGTACTCGAAGTCAAAGTTATCCGCGAAGCCGATCCGGTTCGGTCTGAGCCCCGACCGCAGGGACACCTTCAAGAGGAACATGGACTCGCTGGCGCAGAAGTTTTCCGGCGCGGAGATCGTGATAATCGAGCCCGCTTCCTCCATGCGCACGAGCGTCGCGAGCAGCAACTCCAGCGCCGTGACCACCGTGACGCAGAGAAGGGCGACGGCGACGCACACGATGCCCGCCGGGGAGGTGTTCAAATGCACGCCCGTCTTCATTCTGGGCGAGGAGCAGCAGTGCAGCGACAGCGGCAGCGACACCGTCTCCGAGATCTCGACGGACAGCTCGAGCGACCGGAGCAGCATCTACTCGGACGACTCGCTGGATTGTATATTATTCGGGAAGAGCCAGGGCAGGGCTAGTTACCCGTTCACGGCGACCGAGGTGTCGTCGGACAGATGGGAGCAGAGGCATCATCATCAGCATCATCCGAGGGCGTGGCCGAGGGAGTGCAACGGAGTCGTGAGCAAAGCTCTCAGCCGGTTCACGTCGGAAACTCCGAACGCGAAGATCGCGAAGCTCTCGAGTCCGCCCGCGGTTCACGGGAAGACCGGGCTGGAAGCGCTCCGCGAAAGGGGCGGCAATTTCGTGGTGATCCGCGAGCCCGTCAGGGCCGGTAGGTACACCAGGTACAGCGAAGTGCAGTGCGAGTCGGTGCAGGCACGGATTCGACGGTTCCAGGTTCACGGAGCTTCGTAG
- the LOC116426899 gene encoding uncharacterized protein LOC116426899 isoform X5 has protein sequence MVLVLELAPGGELQMILDRDEVPDERQVARLLRQILDGIAFLHSLNVAHLDIKPQNLVLTGDFPECDVKLCDFGISRYISHGADIREILGTPDYVAPEVLNYEPISLATDMWSVGVLLYVLLTGCSPFGGDTKQETFCNISRCRLDFPDDLFEDVSEDARDLMRKLMIKDPNERLTVTECLQHSWFSMFDDPQPPLSCPGLDQAAMETKNTSATASPQEAKSQVKSAAAATELSAISSTPKKDTEKHNQRSATDNACQVAETKPSVAASSSTTATRAVSSHTENLYSKSKLSAKPIRFGLSPDRRDTFKRNMDSLAQKFSGAEIVIIEPASSMRTSVASSNSSAVTTVTQRRATATHTMPAGEVFKCTPVFILGEEQQCSDSGSDTVSEISTDSSSDRSSIYSDDSLDCILFGKSQGRASYPFTATEVSSDRWEQRHHHQHHPRAWPRECNGVVSKALSRFTSETPNAKIAKLSSPPAVHGKTGLEALRERGGNFVVIREPVRAGRYTRYSEVQCESVQARIRRFQVHGAS, from the exons ATGGTCTTGGTTCTCGAATT GGCCCCCGGCGGTGAGTTACAAATGATCTTGGACAGAGACGAGGTCCCGGACGAGCGACAGGTCGCCAGATTGCTGAGACAGATTTTGGACGGAATAGCCTTCCTGCATTCCCTGAACGTGGCCCATCTAGACATCAAG CCGCAAAACTTGGTCCTTACGGGCGATTTCCCCGAGTGCGACGTGAAGCTGTGCGATTTCGGGATCTCGCGATACATCAGCCACGGCGCGGACATACGAGAGATACTTGGAACACCCGACTACGTTG CCCCGGAGGTCCTAAACTACGAGCCGATCAGCCTGGCGACCGACATGTGGTCCGTCGGAGTGCTGCTGTACGTCCTGTTAACGGGATGCTCGCCGTTCGGCGGCGACACGAAGCAGGAAACGTTCTGCAACATCAGTAGATGTCGGCTGGACTTTCCCGACGACCTGTTCGAAGACGTGTCGGAGGACGCGCGGGATCTGATGCGCAAGCTGATGATCAAGGATCCAAA TGAGCGCCTGACCGTCACCGAGTGCCTGCAACACTCGTGGTTCAGCATGTTCGACGATCCTCAGCCGCCTCTCTCTTGCCCGGGGCTGGATCAAGCAGCGATGGAGACGAAAAACACGAGCGCGACCGCGTCCCCTCAAGAAGCCAAGTCGCAGGTGAAGTCCGCCGCCGCTGCGACGGAGCTGTCGGCGATCTCGTCCACGCCGAAGAAGGACACGGAGAAACACAACCAAAGGTCGGCGACCGATAACGCGTGTCAGGTCGCGGAAACGAAGCCGTCGGTGgccgcgtcgtcgtcgacgacggCGACGCGAGCGGTCTCCTCGCACACGGAGAACTTGTACTCGAAGTCAAAGTTATCCGCGAAGCCGATCCGGTTCGGTCTGAGCCCCGACCGCAGGGACACCTTCAAGAGGAACATGGACTCGCTGGCGCAGAAGTTTTCCGGCGCGGAGATCGTGATAATCGAGCCCGCTTCCTCCATGCGCACGAGCGTCGCGAGCAGCAACTCCAGCGCCGTGACCACCGTGACGCAGAGAAGGGCGACGGCGACGCACACGATGCCCGCCGGGGAGGTGTTCAAATGCACGCCCGTCTTCATTCTGGGCGAGGAGCAGCAGTGCAGCGACAGCGGCAGCGACACCGTCTCCGAGATCTCGACGGACAGCTCGAGCGACCGGAGCAGCATCTACTCGGACGACTCGCTGGATTGTATATTATTCGGGAAGAGCCAGGGCAGGGCTAGTTACCCGTTCACGGCGACCGAGGTGTCGTCGGACAGATGGGAGCAGAGGCATCATCATCAGCATCATCCGAGGGCGTGGCCGAGGGAGTGCAACGGAGTCGTGAGCAAAGCTCTCAGCCGGTTCACGTCGGAAACTCCGAACGCGAAGATCGCGAAGCTCTCGAGTCCGCCCGCGGTTCACGGGAAGACCGGGCTGGAAGCGCTCCGCGAAAGGGGCGGCAATTTCGTGGTGATCCGCGAGCCCGTCAGGGCCGGTAGGTACACCAGGTACAGCGAAGTGCAGTGCGAGTCGGTGCAGGCACGGATTCGACGGTTCCAGGTTCACGGAGCTTCGTAG
- the LOC116426899 gene encoding uncharacterized protein LOC116426899 isoform X1 produces MCLVVRKLMDALKDDGYTRLCRTTRTPSVPVFAHRFPGLPRYARGQRALNALLDFPASSLDPGSLIFHNARGKYATVRRCRERSSGRQWAAKFLRKRRRAQELKAEALHEVAVLDAAANCSRLVSLHQVFETNNEMVLVLELAPGGELQMILDRDEVPDERQVARLLRQILDGIAFLHSLNVAHLDIKPQNLVLTGDFPECDVKLCDFGISRYISHGADIREILGTPDYVAPEVLNYEPISLATDMWSVGVLLYVLLTGCSPFGGDTKQETFCNISRCRLDFPDDLFEDVSEDARDLMRKLMIKDPNERLTVTECLQHSWFSMFDDPQPPLSCPGLDQAAMETKNTSATASPQEAKSQVKSAAAATELSAISSTPKKDTEKHNQRSATDNACQVAETKPSVAASSSTTATRAVSSHTENLYSKSKLSAKPIRFGLSPDRRDTFKRNMDSLAQKFSGAEIVIIEPASSMRTSVASSNSSAVTTVTQRRATATHTMPAGEVFKCTPVFILGEEQQCSDSGSDTVSEISTDSSSDRSSIYSDDSLDCILFGKSQGRASYPFTATEVSSDRWEQRHHHQHHPRAWPRECNGVVSKALSRFTSETPNAKIAKLSSPPAVHGKTGLEALRERGGNFVVIREPVRAGRYTRYSEVQCESVQARIRRFQVHGAS; encoded by the exons ATGTGCCTAGTAGTTAGGAAGCTAATGGATGCCTTAAAGGACGACGGATACACAAGGTTGTGTAGGACGACGCGGACTCCTTCGGTCCCGGTGTTCGCGCACCGATTTCCTGGTCTGCCACGCTACGCTAGAGGGCAACGAGCACTTAACGCTCTACTCGACTTCCCTGCCTCTTCCCTTGACCCTGGGTCGTTGATCTTCCACAACGCTAG GGGCAAGTACGCGACGGTGAGGAGATGTCGGGAGAGGTCCAGCGGAAGGCAGTGGGCCGCCAAGTTCTTGAGGAAGCGGAGACGAGCGCAGGAATTGAAGGCGGAAGCGCTACACGAGGTCGCGGTGCTGGATGCTGCGGCGAATTGTTCTCGGCTGGTGTCGCTTCATCAGGTCTTCGAGACCAACAACGAAATGGTCTTGGTTCTCGAATT GGCCCCCGGCGGTGAGTTACAAATGATCTTGGACAGAGACGAGGTCCCGGACGAGCGACAGGTCGCCAGATTGCTGAGACAGATTTTGGACGGAATAGCCTTCCTGCATTCCCTGAACGTGGCCCATCTAGACATCAAG CCGCAAAACTTGGTCCTTACGGGCGATTTCCCCGAGTGCGACGTGAAGCTGTGCGATTTCGGGATCTCGCGATACATCAGCCACGGCGCGGACATACGAGAGATACTTGGAACACCCGACTACGTTG CCCCGGAGGTCCTAAACTACGAGCCGATCAGCCTGGCGACCGACATGTGGTCCGTCGGAGTGCTGCTGTACGTCCTGTTAACGGGATGCTCGCCGTTCGGCGGCGACACGAAGCAGGAAACGTTCTGCAACATCAGTAGATGTCGGCTGGACTTTCCCGACGACCTGTTCGAAGACGTGTCGGAGGACGCGCGGGATCTGATGCGCAAGCTGATGATCAAGGATCCAAA TGAGCGCCTGACCGTCACCGAGTGCCTGCAACACTCGTGGTTCAGCATGTTCGACGATCCTCAGCCGCCTCTCTCTTGCCCGGGGCTGGATCAAGCAGCGATGGAGACGAAAAACACGAGCGCGACCGCGTCCCCTCAAGAAGCCAAGTCGCAGGTGAAGTCCGCCGCCGCTGCGACGGAGCTGTCGGCGATCTCGTCCACGCCGAAGAAGGACACGGAGAAACACAACCAAAGGTCGGCGACCGATAACGCGTGTCAGGTCGCGGAAACGAAGCCGTCGGTGgccgcgtcgtcgtcgacgacggCGACGCGAGCGGTCTCCTCGCACACGGAGAACTTGTACTCGAAGTCAAAGTTATCCGCGAAGCCGATCCGGTTCGGTCTGAGCCCCGACCGCAGGGACACCTTCAAGAGGAACATGGACTCGCTGGCGCAGAAGTTTTCCGGCGCGGAGATCGTGATAATCGAGCCCGCTTCCTCCATGCGCACGAGCGTCGCGAGCAGCAACTCCAGCGCCGTGACCACCGTGACGCAGAGAAGGGCGACGGCGACGCACACGATGCCCGCCGGGGAGGTGTTCAAATGCACGCCCGTCTTCATTCTGGGCGAGGAGCAGCAGTGCAGCGACAGCGGCAGCGACACCGTCTCCGAGATCTCGACGGACAGCTCGAGCGACCGGAGCAGCATCTACTCGGACGACTCGCTGGATTGTATATTATTCGGGAAGAGCCAGGGCAGGGCTAGTTACCCGTTCACGGCGACCGAGGTGTCGTCGGACAGATGGGAGCAGAGGCATCATCATCAGCATCATCCGAGGGCGTGGCCGAGGGAGTGCAACGGAGTCGTGAGCAAAGCTCTCAGCCGGTTCACGTCGGAAACTCCGAACGCGAAGATCGCGAAGCTCTCGAGTCCGCCCGCGGTTCACGGGAAGACCGGGCTGGAAGCGCTCCGCGAAAGGGGCGGCAATTTCGTGGTGATCCGCGAGCCCGTCAGGGCCGGTAGGTACACCAGGTACAGCGAAGTGCAGTGCGAGTCGGTGCAGGCACGGATTCGACGGTTCCAGGTTCACGGAGCTTCGTAG